The Fusarium fujikuroi IMI 58289 draft genome, chromosome FFUJ_chr05 DNA segment ATCGTGGCTCGGCCCAGCCAGAGACGATAGTAATTTGGCTATATATATGATGTTCCACAACGACACACCAGATTCCTCTAACAAAGACTCACGCGAGTTGAAAACCCTACTTCCCCTCTGTCGTCGAAGATACTGGCGCCGAGTGTGGATTATACAAGAACTGCACCTCGCAAAGAGCTATGTAGTATGGTGCGGCCACAAATCCATCCCCGACCACAGGTTTGAGAGGGCCCTGGCTGGTCTCAACTGCCAGAACGACACGTACAGCGATGACTTTTCGCAAAGCCCAGCGAATCAGCACTTGATGGCTCGATATTTCCGCTACAGCGAGATCAACAATTTATATCGCCGGCTATCCGTATGTATCCGTGGAGAATTTCAGTGCACGAGGGAGCAGGACATCATTTATGCGCTCCTAAATATTTCGACGGATTATAAGAGAGTCAAGGAGACTTTCAAGATCGACTACTCAAAGACACCACGTGACGTCTTTCTGAAGCTTTTGTGTCAGGGGAATCTTTCCACGTGGCGCCGTGGAGATGAAGGTAGTTAGCTGGGAATTGCAGAAATATGAAGCTGGGCATAGATGGGatctgaggaggaagatatTTAAGGAGGTCGATATCTAGGAGATTTGCTGGCTGATGGATGACTAAGAAACGGCAGTTATACTGGCTTGCCAGAATCTTTGGTATACTGCGGAAGTGTGATAGCAGCCAATTTGCCCTGCTTTGAGACAGAAACGCTaagcaagatgaaggcaaGTGTCGACCAACTTGCAACTAGCCGAAAGATCCGGAAACATGGTTGGTATGACACGGATATTTTGTTACTTGACTGGTTGCTGGATAAAGGTTGATATTTATAAATGTGAAGAGGACTCATTATTCTTTCACTGACCACTAGGATGATGATTGTTCATCTTTATATCCAAGTTGTATTCAAGCACTCAGCAGCAATTTCACTTGGCTATTTTCCATGCTATGGCCGGACAGATAAGCGAGTTATTTACTATCAGTAAATGACATTGATGTATATATCCTATGAATCAAGGCTCAACAAGAACGTCGTAATCGGGCCTTGCAGGGTTGTCTCCCAACACTGCCTCTCTGTACTTCTGATTCCAGGCAACGAACGCCTCATTGTCACCATGTTGAAGTGCCGCATCGTACGCAGCCTTCGAAGCTTGGTAATTATTAAGTGCCGCGTGGTAAGCAGGCGCCTATCGTCTGGTCAGGCACATATCCCGTTTGAAGAAGACTTGTAGAGACTTACATTTTGAACAGTCCAAGTGTTGAAGTTCTGATCACCGGCGAGGCCAgcatcttggtcttgcttAAAGTCGGATTCGGCACTTTGTTTGGCGCTGACTGCGTGGCTGTACGCCTgctggagcttctccttgctGTCTTGTATGCGAAGTTGACTGGCTGGGTCGGACATTGTGATAGATGTGATGAGACTGTGTGATGAAGGTCTTGAAATACGAGGTGATGGGTAG contains these protein-coding regions:
- a CDS encoding related to heterokaryon incompatibility protein het-6 produces the protein MAEKGLAIDYSSLAPTTEIRILTLERGRGDDPIVCTLRPATRDGAEYHALSYECEDESKNDHFITVDGCPVQIRMNLYDALKNIRKPTEDQRLRVDAICINQSDVQEKSQQVAMMGEIFTNAVGVISWLGPARDDSNLAIYMMFHNDTPDSSNKDSRELKTLLPLCRRRYWRRVWIIQELHLAKSYVVWCGHKSIPDHRFERALAGLNCQNDTYSDDFSQSPANQHLMARYFRYSEINNLYRRLSVCIRGEFQCTREQDIIYALLNISTDYKRVKETFKIDYSKTPRDVFLKLLCQGNLSTWRRGDEGS